A single window of Aspergillus oryzae RIB40 DNA, chromosome 8 DNA harbors:
- a CDS encoding zinc-binding dehydrogenase (Zn-dependent alcohol dehydrogenases) — protein MSTMKAFQFDDVQSGLHLRTVSRPQPAHGQVIIQIKAAGLCHSDCFILQDDQYNMIMKRPIVLGHEVAGTIIELGPGVSDYEVGDKVVVGIPTHPVAQDSFIKAIGLGYDGGYAEQAMAWVENLVRIPPGVSFAQAAVANDSIATAYHAVITEGHVSPNSRVAIVGLGGLGLSAIQIAAIHGARIYAVDIDETKFPLARELGAIGCASGLDKFEDIVFDTVVDFAGAGITTAAAVNAVKPCGRVVVVGLAAKQMNLDTHSVITRNITLQGSIGSSLEELKEVLRHIADGRLSPILEEISFDSIPQGLERLAQGKVTGRLFTDPTA, from the coding sequence ATGTCAACCATGAAAGCATTCCAATTCGACGACGTGCAGAGCGGTCTCCATTTGAGAACCGTATCACGTCCCCAACCAGCGCACGGCCAAGTGATCATACAGATCAAAGCAGCTGGTCTGTGTCACTCCGactgcttcatcctccaaGACGATCAATACAACATGATCATGAAGCGACCTATAGTATTAGGTCATGAAGTGGCCGGGACGATCATAGAACTCGGTCCAGGAGTCTCAGATTATGAAGTTGGTGACAAGGTCGTGGTGGGAATCCCCACGCATCCCGTGGCTCAGGACAGCTtcatcaaagccattggGCTCGGCTATGATGGCGGTTATGCAGAGCAGGCCATGGCCTGGGTAGAGAATCTCGTTCGGATTCCGCCCGGTGTTTCTTTCGCACAAGCCGCTGTTGCGAACGATTCGATCGCGACCGCCTATCACGCCGTGATCACGGAAGGCCATGTCAGTCCCAATAGCAGGGTGGCTATTGTGGGGCTGGGCGGGCTGGGTCTCTCTGCCATTCAGATTGCTGCTATTCACGGAGCTCGGATATATGCagtggatattgatgagaCCAAATTCCCTCTTGCTCGGGAGTTGGGGGCCATCGGGTGCGCCAGCGGACTTGATAAATTCGAGGATATCGTGTTTGATACAGTGGTTGACTTTGCCGGTGCTGGCATAACGACTGCGGCAGCAGTGAACGCCGTCAAGCCATGCGGTCGCGTGGTAGTGGTCGGCCTGGCTGCGAAGCAGATGAATTTGGATACGCATTCAGTGATTACCAGGAACATTACTTTGCAGGGGTCGATTGGCTCGAGCCTGGAAGAATTAAAGGAGGTCTTGAGACACATCGCCGACGGTCGTCTTTCTCCCATTTTAGAGGAGATTTCTTTCGACAGCATCCCGCAGGGACTTGAGCGATTGGCGCAAGGAAAGGTGACTGGTCGTTTGTTCACAGATCCGACTGCATAG
- a CDS encoding uncharacterized protein (predicted protein), with translation MNATDRSPLFVVEEVLCTYPISTSYDSCPRYLFYALLLAVCVTRWTGWLADVFLGAAATYAGTAAIQAFILVSSSANHRAPEKVSIPWIPDNTSLWDDFPALVTDTNEIDISPAAIELDADAVLSIVVTAYLVFLPLQCWSRIFAKERISSIIFTLWNILMFAGSICSLVYWPRLKKTPIQYGFCLPQLPPITPISSDGWESWQFTSSWNNSVWDIFSNDTLLLQLNDVCFYPCFNTTQVLRQQTSLQASVAAGDNRFTRRHKFWGKVIYSQRYIYSLVALSMVLNVLLMLVRVLPYHSRVPSSRVWEIWKERKNIIRGLKDDFYAAIHTSRDSRESMAEKTRTKFPFWKRVSRFFTLRVIGLWAKVAFDVIIICAVLFSIVISPLTVIAFVCWIEYYIYHDGPSQETPQQVGQWSPLVSIALLSISAGIYKLKYWVAPRHEIEHDIEELKKEIERLETLRDEKS, from the coding sequence ATGAACGCGACAGACCGATCGCCACTCTTCGTTGTCGAAGAGGTTCTCTGTACCTACCCTATTAGCACGAGCTATGACTCGTGTCCACGATACCTCTTCTACGCTTTGCTCCTGGCAGTATGTGTCACCCGCTGGACCGGCTGGCTGGCGGATGTTTTTCTCGGTGCAGCAGCTACATATGCCGGGACAGCTGCGATTCAAGCGTTCATTCTGGTCTCCAGTTCTGCAAACCATCGCGCCCCAGAAAAGGTCTCTATCCCCTGGATTCCGGACAATACCAGCTTGTGGGATGACTTTCCCGCCCTGGTCACTGACACCAACGAAATTGATATCAGCCCTGCAGCCATAGAGCTCGACGCAGACGCCGTGCTTTCTATCGTAGTGACTGCATATCTCGTGTTCTTACCGCTGCAATGCTGGTCCCGCATATTTGCTAAAGAACGGATCAGCTCCATTATATTCACGCTCTGGAACATTCTTATGTTCGCGGGATCGATATGCTCCTTGGTCTACTGGCCCAGGCTTAAGAAGACCCCAATTCAATACGGCTTCTGCTTGCCACAGCTACCTCCGATAACACCTATATCAAGCGATGGTTGGGAATCATGGCAGTTTACATCATCATGGAATAATAGTGTATGGGACATCTTCAGCAATGACACCTTGCTGCTTCAGTTGAATGATGTTTGCTTCTATCCGTGTTTCAACACCACCCAGGTGCTACGTCAGCAAACCTCTTTACAGGCTTCTGTAGCAGCGGGAGACAATCGATTTACGAGGCGTCATAAATTCTGGGGCAAAGTCATTTACTCCCAGCGGTACATCTATAGTCTGGTCGCTCTCAGCATGGTGCTGAATGTTCTGTTGATGCTGGTCAGGGTATTGCCGTACCATTCTCGGGTCCCTTCATCGCGAGTATGGGAGATctggaaggagagaaagaacatCATCAGGGGCTTGAAAGATGACTTTTACGCCGCCATTCATACATCAAGAGATAGCCGAGAAAGCATGGCGGAGAAGACACGGACGAAATTCCCATTTTGGAAACGGGTATCGCGATTTTTCACCCTACGTGTGATAGGCTTGTGGGCCAAGGTAGCCTTTGATGTCATCATTATCTGCGCAGTACTATTCAGCATTGTGATCAGTCCACTCACCGTTATTGCGTTCGTGTGTTGGATTGAATACTATATCTATCACGATGGGCCGTCCCAGGAGACACCACAGCAGGTTGGCCAGTGGTCACCTCTGGTGTCCATTGCGCTGTTGAGTATCTCTGCTGGAATCTACAAATTGAAGTACTGGGTGGCTCCTCGTCACGAAATCGAGcatgatatcgaagagctgaaaaaggaaatcgaACGTCTGGAGACTCTGAGGGATGAGAAGTCTTAA
- a CDS encoding uncharacterized protein (predicted protein), producing the protein MWTSYPFNVQRVDALRYMILQKYGGAVLDFDLACKRSLEPLRRFEFVAPAAHPAGFSIGVMLAAPNNPFVHALVENLPVYNQVWPLLPYATVMFSTGCHYASTIFTLQSNRTNLRILAGPPDQPRMHMLNGVVNTPLFRHFGSSSWHGHDARLIQFFKDLDQRILFAGLVFVLGSTALIILLCISRRRAPKADDEERRLPSFTIKWMTKIA; encoded by the exons ATGTGGACCAGCTACCCATTCAATGTACAACGCGTGGATGCATTGCGCTACATGATTCTACAGAAATATGGAG GTGCCGTTCTAGACTTTGATCTGGCGTGCAAGCGATCGCTGGAGCCGTTGCGTCGATTCGAGTTCGTAGCGCCAGCTGCGCATCCCGCTGGGTTCTCAATCGGCGTGATGCTGGCAGCGCCCAACAACCCCTTTGTCCATGCACTCGTTGAGAACCTCCCGGTATACAACCAAGTCTGGCCACTGTTACCCTATGCGACTGTAATGTTCAGTACAGGTTGTCACTACGCGTC AACCATCTTCACTCTACAATCTAATCGCACAAACCTCCGGATTTTGGCAGGACCCCCAGATCAGCCGAGGATGCACATGCTCAATGGGGTAGTGAATACACCACTCTTCCGACATTTcgggtcttcttcctggcaCGGTCATGATGCGCGGTTGATCCAGTTCTTCAAAGATCTCGATCAGCGGATATTATTCGCCGGGCTTGTCTTTGTATTGGGCAGTACAGCGTTAATTATACTGCTCTGTATCAGTCGGAGGCGTGCGCCAAAGGCAGACGATGAAGAACGTCGCTTACCATCATTTACGATCAAGTGGATGACAAAGATAGCTTAA
- a CDS encoding uncharacterized protein (predicted protein), whose protein sequence is MAILYCSTKDRATRWPADFETGTSKRPPGEGFASNANVSNAGLVAMIEDFGSSLTKLQQTGDELSPAVAAIQDNIDSFLEMLGSALELFFLNEAGVVPCATRK, encoded by the exons ATGGCCATCCTGTACTGCAGCACCAAGGACAGAGCCACTCGATGGCCGGCGGATTTCGAAACGGGAACGTCCAAAAGGCCGCCCGGAGAAGGATTCGCTAGTAATGCTAACGTCAGCAACGCGGGCCTCGTGGCTATGATCGAAGATTTCGGTTCCTCGTTGACCAAGCTTCAACAGACTGGCGATGAGCTTTCACCTGCAGTTGCGGCTATCCAAGATAACATCGATTCTTTCCTTGAGATGCTAGGGAGTGCTCTTGAATTAT TTTTTCTAAATGAGGCTGGCGTTGTGCCCTGCGCCACACGGAAGTGA
- a CDS encoding O-methyltransferase (predicted O-methyltransferase) codes for MSSPSPLEGVAPHIRNLLTTLHKQSTTQESAITDADFESQTFDDVMRDKFIALDEDKSQYLYQLCRIINAKTVVEAGTSFGVSTIYLALAVSANVAATGGTGRVIATENEPTKASKAREHWAQCGDAVTNVIDLREGDLRETLKRDIEAVDLLLLDIWTPMALPTLKLILPHMRYGAVVVADNTIAAADKYKELLDFMRDPSSGFVNMTLPFNNGLEVSTYLPRQ; via the exons ATGTCCTCACCGAGTCCTCTCGAAGGCGTCGCGCCACACATCCGCaacctcctcaccaccctccACAAACAATCCACGACCCAGGAATCCGCCATCACAGATGCCGACTTTGAAAGCCAAACCTTCGACGACGTAATGCGTGACAAGTTCATCGCCCTCGATGAAGACAAATCTCAATACCTCTATCAGCTCTGTCGCATCATCAACGCCAAAACTGTTGTCGAAGCTGGCACTTCCTTCGGCGTGAGTACCATCTACCTAGCCCTCGCTGTGTCGGCCAATGTAGCCGCAACGGGTGGTACAGGTCGTGTCATAGCGACTGAAAATGAGCCAACCAAGGCCTCGAAGGCCCGCGAGCATTGGGCGCAATGTGGGGACGCTGTTACCAATGTTATTGACCTGCGGGAGGGAGACCTCCGTGAGACTTTGAAAAGGGATATAGAGGCGGTGgatttgcttcttcttgata TTTGGACTCCCATGGCTTTGCCCACGTTGAAGCTAATTCTGCCGCATATGAGATACGGGGCCGTTGTTGTGGCGGACAATACCATTGCCGCTGCGGACAAGTATAAGGAGCTTTTGGACTTTATGCGCGATCCCAGTAGTGGATTTGTTAACATGACGCTGCCGTTTAATAATGGCCTGGAGGTTAGTACTTATTTGCCCCGGCAGTAG
- a CDS encoding uncharacterized protein (multicopper oxidases) → MSLLLPLIFVVLAASIQHTTPPFESPLSSGTGLLSRGVLDNQQFNVNTNYYSKTPDTGVVREYWFDITNATAAPDGVDRPMMLVNGQYPGPTVEADWGDTVKVHVKNNLENNGTSIHFHGIRQFLNNQMDGTVSVTQCPIAPGTSYTYAWRAEQYGTGFYHSHFSLQAWEGVFGGIVIHGPATAEYDEDLGVLFLNDWPHRTFNEMYMNQIRNPATPVIDTGLINMTNVWVNGDGDTVGQRFKTEFVRGKKYRIHLVNAAMHAHFRFSIDDHNLTVIASDFVPIVPFTTNNIAIGMGQRYDIIIQADQSVDNYWIRSVPQSACSNIPTGDNIKGIVHYMGADDDGDPMTVRWDYGDDTQCLDRPMSDLVPWVSLDAMISNATNISDAVAPIAAENSGIFLWTIGGQAFNVSWRDPTLQHSPTTGINNTISDPKAIELPEANQWVIFVITTTQGVPHPIHLHGHDFYILAQGVGPFSKSIPLQTRNTPRRDVALLPAQSDGGYLVIAFPTDNPGAWLLHCHMGFHSSAGFVQQIVEQKTEFWRFLNPELLRDTCDAWDDYAAVNPYGVQYRGTNGQYESGT, encoded by the exons ATGAGCTTACTTCTGCCACTGATCTTCGTCGTGCTCGCCGCGAGTATTCAGCACACCACTCCGCCGTTTGAAAGCCCCTTATCATCCGGGACAGGTCTCCTATCCCGAGGAGTCCTAGATAACCAGCAATTCAATGTCAATACCAACTACTATTCTAAAACCCCTGACACAGGTGTTGTGAGAGAGTACTGGTTTGACATCACCAATGCCACAGCTGCCCCCGATGGCGTCGATAGACCCATGATGCTCGTCAATGGCCAGTATCCAGGCCCCACCGTGGAGGCAGACTGGGGAGACACCGTCAAGGTTCATGTAAAAAACAATTTGGAAAACAATGGCACCAGTATTCATTTTCATGGGATCCGACAGTTTCTCAATAACCAAATGGATGGCACTGTCTCGGTTACCCAGTGTCCAATTGCCCCAGGGACAAGTTACACCTATGCCTGGAGGGCCGAGCAGTATGGGACAGGCTTCTATCAttctcatttctctcttcagGCATGGGAGGGAGTGTTTGGCGGCATTGTGATTCATGGCCCTGCGACAGCTGAGTACGACGAAGACCTCGGTGTGTTGTTTCTCAATGACTGGCCGCATCGCACGTTCAATGAAATGTACATGAACCAAATCAGAAACCCTGCTACACCAGTGATAGACACGGGTCTTATTAATATGACCAATGTTTGGGTCAACGGTGATGGTGACACAGTTGGTCAAAGGTTCAAGACAGAGTTTGTCCGTGGGAAGAAGTATCGGATCCACCTCGTGAACGCGGCTATGCACGCTCACTTCCGATTCTCGATAGACGACCATAACCTGACGGTCATTGCCAGTGACTTCGTGCCCATCGTCCCATTtaccaccaacaacattGCCATCGGAATGGGTCAGCGCTACGATATTATCATCCAAGCAGACCAATCTGTGGATAACTACTGGATCAGATCCGTTCCTCAATCGGCCTGTTCTAATATCCCGACCGGTGATAACATCAAAGGCATTGTTCATTATATGGGGGCAGACGATGACGGAGATCCAATGACTGTTAGATGGGATTACGGAGACGACACCCAGTGTCTGGACAGGCCAATGTCAGACCTTGTCCCTTGGGTCTCCCTTGATGCCATGATCTCCAACGCAACCAACATTAGCGATGCAGTCGCTCCCATTGCTGCTGAAAACTCTGGCATATTCCTATGGACCATCGGCGGCCAGGCCTTCAACGTTTCTTGGAGGGACCCTACCCTTCAACATTCCCCAACCACCGGTATAAACAACACAATCTCTGACCCAAAAGCTATTGAACTTCCCGAAGCAAACCAATGGGTTATCTTCGTCATTACCACCACCCAGGGGGTTCCACATCCGATCCATCTTCATG GGCACGACTTCTATATTCTCGCCCAAGGTGTCGGGCCCTTCTCCAAAAGCATCCCCTTGCAAACCCGTAACACACCCAGACGGGACGTCGCCTTACTACCGGCTCAGAGTGACGGAGGGTATTTGGTGATAGCGTTTCCGACCGATAATCCGGGTGCCTGGCTTCTGCACTGCCATATGGGCTTTCACTCATCCGCAGGTTTCGTGCAGCAGATAGTTGAGCAGAAGACCGAGTTCTGGAGGTTTCTGAATCCGGAGCTCTTGAGAGACACCTGTGATGCATGGGATGATTATGCCGCTGTCAATCCTTATGGGGTGCAGTACAGAGGCACTAACGGGCAGTACGAGTCTGGGACGTGA
- the och3 gene encoding glycosyltransferase family 32 protein (predicted protein) yields MTTWHIPDEWIEDSTSRPKTIIDAAKLAIQRAALSSQRKIPHSEIPLIVHQTWKNTHVEAWSPLMRQSATRWLQAVEESEMAYFLWDDEGVAQFVKSFEPELEVQFYSLPSNVERSDVFRIIVAKWIGGIYGDMDTEPLRNPSSWITTGDLRNWEDSETNQTYKAADPIRVIVGLEADCPPESDAYWRMGYAEPVQLTQWSLAAAPGHPIFQTFLDRLSANLRNTTFRRSSRIHGTEDQAALNRIDPLLLTGPAAFTEAVKGWLETTTGLRWNALSGLTDGGQSKVVGDVLVLPITGFSPGRGMYGNMGSKSVDDPSARLFHHAQGSWRKTDFVVEVGKFCRTVFGLCRDWSKFVSHQYVSINRSSAFELESCTHLGRAICWRAF; encoded by the exons ATGACCA CGTGGCATATTCCCGACGAATGGATTGAAGATTCGACTTCTCGCCCCAAGACGATTATCGACGCAGCAAAGTTAGCCATACAAAGAGCAGCGTTGTCATCCCAGAGGAAGATACCACACTCGGAGATCCCACTCATCGTACACCAAACCTGGAAGAATACCCACGTTGAGGCATGGTCGCCTTTGATGCGCCAAAGCGCGACACGATGGCTCCAGGCCGTCGAGGAAAGTGAAATGGCCTACTTTCTGTGGGATGATGAGGGCGTCGCACAATTCGTCAAATCTTTCGAGCCTGAGCTGGAGGTCCAGTTTTACTCCCTCCCCAGCAACGTGGAAAGATCGGATGTGTTTCGCATCATAGTGGCGAAATGGATCGGTGGCATT TACGGCGATATGGACACCGAACCACTTCGAAACCCCTCATCTTGGATTACGACAGGTGATCTCCGAAACTGGGAAGACTCAGAGACAAATCAAACATACAAGGCAGCTGATCCGATACGGGTAATCGTGGGTCTAGAAGCAGACTGTCCACCAGAGAGCGATGCATACTGGCGCATGGGCTACGCCGAGCCTGTTCAGTTGACGCAGTGGTCACTTGCGGCGGCACCAGGACATCCCATCTTCCAGACGTTTCTCGATCGTCTCTCGGCAAATCTTAGGAACACAACATTTAGAAGGAGCAGCCGGATACATGGTACAGAGGATCAGGCAGCGTTGAACAGGATAGATCCCCTCCTCCTGACGGGACCCGCTGCCTTTACAGAAGCCGTAAAAGGATGGCTGGAAACAACTACCGGATTGCGATGGAATGCCCTATCCGGATTGACGGATGGAGGGCAAAGTAAGGTTGTCGGAGATGTCTTGGTGCTCCCAATTACTGGGTTTAG TCCGGGAAGAGGCATGTATGGAAATATGGGATCGAAATCCGTCGACGATCCTTCCGCACGACTGTTCCATCATGCGCAGGGATCGTGGAGAAAAACTGACTTTGTGGTCGAAGTCGGGAAATTTTGTCGCACGGTGTTTGGCCTATGCAGGGACTGGTCAAAA TTTGTATCCCACCAGTATGTTTCAATCAACCGTTCAAGTGCATTTGAACTGGAGTCATGTACGCACCTTGGTCGCGCTATATGTTGGCGAGCGTTTTGA
- a CDS encoding PIG-L family deacetylase (predicted protein) — MRVLWFLKRLSRMVRGQSLRRLAFPLTLLIVAASLGLYLLLAYSLANDPRLVPIAFQEAKSILLVTAHPDDETLFFSPTITYRRDDANVKRSLKLRRTGRQATKISEDRCVVLDIAELQDNPKQWWDGDMVKDLVSSYKEKWHVDLIVTFDHGGISGHINHRSVSAGVRKYIQSTPDAPAAYMLQSTPLLRKYSSLLDLIPTTIPFAWRILKALLTTPLGKEVEHNTVHDVVPLAAYNNKALIVSSWKAYRVSRAAFSQHDSQYSWDRSLYLVVSRYMWFNTLAKIA; from the exons atgcGTGTCCTCTGGTTCTTGAAGCGTCTCAGTCGAATGGTTAGAGGACAAAGCCTCAGGCGTCTGGCATTTCCGCTCACTCTCTTGATAGTAGCAGCTTCTCTTGGTCTCTATCTTCTGCTTGCATATTCCCTAGCAAATGATCCTCGGCTTGTTCCGATCGCATTCCAGGAAGCTAAAAGTATACTTCTGGTGACCGCACATCCTGACGATGAGACACTCTTCTTTAGTCCGACTATTACCTATCGCCGGGATGACGCAAATGTAAAGCGCTCATT GAAACTACGACGGACTGGGCGACAAGCGACAAA GATCTCCGAGGACCGATGCGTTGTTCTAGATATTGCGGAACTCCAAGACAATCCCAAGCAATGGTGGGACGGGGATATGGTCAAGGATCTCGTTTCTTCctataaagaaaaatggcATGTTGACTTG ATAGTCACCTTTGACCACGGCGGTATATCTGGCCATATCAACCATCGATCTGTGAGCGCCGGTGTGCG TAAATATATCCAATCCACACCAGATGCGCCCGCCGCATACATGCTCCAGAGTACACCACTTCTACGAAAATACTCCTCCCTCCTCGACCTAATCCCCACTACCATCCCATTCGCCTGGCGCATACTGAAAGCCCTCCTCACCACGCCACTCGGTAAAGAAGTCGAGCATAACACAGTACACGACGTCGTTCCGTTGGCTGCATACAATAATAAAGCGCTTATTGTTAGCTCGTGGAAGGCATATCGGGTCTCACGAGCGGCATTCAGTCAGCACGATAGTCAGTATTCATGGGATCGTTCGCTATACCTGGTGGTCAGCCGATATATGTGGTTCAACACATTGGCAAAGATAGCATAG
- a CDS encoding uncharacterized protein (predicted protein) translates to MRLNATKHSRSQKTDPEILTLRYGMNILPVQRFQSGPITDQFRLDIILFDQSGNPTDINMISIGLSRDAHDALRITMITINPTPETSKCHGNHNPRHRHPAHSEPEPPMKHAGQSDTSESESQLHKWLDAGRRFGGKSYGSFTSAFKSRPCQEHCSERHSYPPSSYEHSRVHIVDILRVFYPAILPFLLGVVAGGAICLIGIMVRRSAAYWSCGKRRETETEGSAVQNEGESTEEKS, encoded by the coding sequence ATGCGCCTAAATGCCACCAAACATTCGAGATCCCAAAAGACAGATCCAGAAATCCTCACTCTGCGGTACGGGATGAACATACTCCCCGTCCAGCGATTCCAATCTGGCCCAATCACCGACCAGTTCCGCCTGGATATCATCCTGTTCGACCAATCCGGAAACCCAACAGATATAAATATGATCTCCATCGGTCTTTCCCGTGATGCTCATGATGCGCTGCGAATCACGATGATTACGATAAATCCTACTCCTGAAACCTCGAAGTGCCATGGCAACCACAACCCGAGACATAGACACCCAGCACATTCGGAACCAGAGCCTCCGATGAAGCATGCGGGTCAGAGCGATACCTCCGAGTCCGAGTCCCAGCTTCACAAATGGCTTGATGCTGGTCGGAGGTTCGGCGGGAAGAGTTACGGGTCATTCACGTCGGCGTTTAAGTCGCGGCCTTGTCAGGAGCATTGTTCCGAGAGACATTCTTATCCACCGAGCAGTTATGAACATAGTAGGGTCCATATAGTGGATATCCTTCGTGTCTTTTATCCGGCTATTCTCCCATTCTTACTTGGGGTTGTGGCGGGTGGTGCTATTTGTCTTATTGGGATTATGGTGCGCAGATCTGCTGCTTACTGGTCTTGTGGGAAGAGGCGCGAAACGGAAACCGAAGGTTCTGCTGTTCAGAATGAAGGGGAAAGTACAGAAGAGAAGTCGTAA